ACCAACTAGATGTGCAGCAACCGAAATTACCCCATCAGCCCCAACAGCAAGCATCGGCAGTGTTAGGCTATCGTCACCAGAATAAATAGAAAAGTCTTTGGCTTTGAGTTTGCTGCGCAGTTGAGTGATGATATCGATATTGCTACTTGCTTCTTTGAGTGAACAGATATGCGGATAACGTGAGTTAAGCTCAATGATTGTTTCAGCCTTGAGACTGATATTCGTTCTTGAAGGTACGTTGTATAGAATTATTGGTAAGCTAGTCGCTTCGGCGATTAATGAAAAATGTGCCAGTAAACCTTTTTGATTTGGTTTGTTGTAATAAGGAGTGACTATCAGAAGTCCATCAGCTCCAAGCTCTTGGGCTTTGAGACTCATCCTAATAGAAGTTTGTGTGCAGTTGGAACCGGCACCAAAGATGATCTTAGTGTTGCTACCAAGTTCTTTGACTTTCTTTTGCGCACAAAGAAATAATTCAACTTCCTCGTCATGACTAAGAGTCGGACTTTCACCAGTGGTTCCAGAAATAATAATTGAATCGCTACCGTTGTTGACCAAGTGCTCTATCAGGCGCTCGGTTGCTGCAAAATCGATCTCGTGTTTATTTTCAGCCTTGAAAGGTGTCACCATTGCGGTGATAATTTGTCCAAAATTGGTCATGACTTATGATTATGGCTTAATAGTGGTGCTTTTGGCAAGTTTTGACTAGAATCCATGGCGAGTGCTATTATTTTGGGCTATGTCTGTGAATTTTTTTTCTAATATGATCCATCCTGCCAAAGACGCTTTGCTGGGGATGTTTTTTGCGAATGCGCAAAATCAAAACCCTAAGGTACCTAAGCAAAAGAAGGTATTGGCTAGCACAGAAATGTTTAATCGAGTTTTTCTAGAAGGGATAAGCGATAAGCCATTAGCTACTATGCTGGTCAACTCTGCCGGAACTGATGATCAAAAGAAATTATTACTAGAAACTGCTTTGCATATGGTTGCTAAAACCAAACGTAGAGTTGCCGTTCATGAGGAAGGCCGTAAGAATAGAAATACTGATACAAAAAGTTTTCATACAAGTTCTGGAAACAATTTTAAATCGGTTCAGGAGAAGCTTACTCAAGTGATTAATGAATTAGTTGTTCAGTTTCAAGATTCTATTTTGAGCACTCGTGCACAGGTCTCTGAAATGATTGATTTTGCTAAGCGGGCAGTGGGTCTTAATAAAGCTGAAATTAAAGAACTTGGTCTTGTTATGCCACAGCCTTCTGCTTAATCAATTCCTCGCCAATTCTCACTGCATTCAAAGCTGCACCAATACGCAGGTTGTCAGAAACCAACCAAAAGTTGATGGTCTTGGGCTGGCTCTCATCAAGGCGGATGCGACCAACATAGACAGGGTCTTTGCCTGTAACATTGGATGGCATCGGGTAGATGCTTGAAGATGGGTCATCCATTATTTCAAGTGATTTGGTTTCTGACCAAATCTTTTTGATAGCTTCAATACTTATGTCTTTGTCAAACTCGACATTAACAGATTCAGAGTGTGAAATTAAAACAGGCACACGCACTGCCGTGCAAGTGATTGCAAGATCTGGTCGGTGTAGCATTTTGCGGCTCTCGTTAATGAGTTTCATTTCTTCTTTGGTGTAATCATTATCAGTAAAAACATCTATCTGTGGAATGAGGTTATAAGCAATAGGATGAATAAATTCTTTGTATTCGAATCCTTTGGGGTTTTTACTTGATGCAGTAAGTTCGTCCATTGCTGCTTTGCCAGCCCCTGAGGTACTTTGATAAGTGCTGACTACTACCCGCTTGATTCCAAATCTCTCGCCTAGTGGCTTTAGAGCAAGCACTAAGGGGGCTGTGGAGCAATTGGGATTAGCGATGATACCTTTGTGCTTGGCAATATCTTCGGCGTTAACTTCTGGAACCACCAATGGGACTTCTGGATCCATACGAAACGCACTTGAGTTGTCGATGATTACTCCTCCGCGTTTGATTATTTCTGGAGCAAATCTTTTACTTGTGTCTGAACCTGCAGATGCAAAAACAATATCGATACCGTCAAAAGCATCAGGCTCGGCAAGCTCAATAGTATATTCATTACCGGCCTTGGAAGTGAGAGTCGTTCCTGCTGAACGCTTACTAGCCAAAAGTTTGAGTGTCTTGAAAGGGAACTTGCGCTCTTCAAGTAGATCTACCAGTAGTCGACCTACGTTTCCTGTTGCTCCTAGTATGGCAATGTTGTTCATTGAATCTATTTTAGCATTGTTAGCAGTGTGTCAATTCTTGACAATTTTAAACTTGTCTAAGATTGTGCCATCAATTGAAATAAATTTGAGATCAAGCTCTTTGGGATTGATTTTGAGCAAGATAGAACCTTCTTTGGCAAAGGCTTGATAAATGAGTTCACTAGTATCTGCTTCTTTGTAGGATTGTCCAGAACAGCCAAGGATAGTATAAATAGTGCCTAAGCCTTTTTGGTATTTGTCTTTGTTTTTGGAAACTACTTTGAAATCAGCTAATTGATATGATCTTTGATAGTTGTGGACATGACCATTGAGTACCAGATCTACTTTATGCTTTTCGAGTAAAGGCACGATATTGGTTTTCATCCAATCCTGCCAAACACCTTCATTAATGTCATCATCATTGGTTGCATAGGCAGGGTGATGATAGGCAACAATAGTCCAGTCGGCGTTTTTATTAATAGCAAGATCTTGTTTGAGCCATTCGATCATTGAGTTCTGGGCTGTACTTTTGCTAGTCCAGGCTTTACCGAGATTGGATCTGTCTGCCTTGAGATCTTCCCAATAGGAATCGTAGGAGTCTAAAACAATAAAATGCACTTGAGCATCATTAAAGGAATAATATGCTTTGCCTGTTTCTGGGAAACTAAAAGTATCAAAGTAGCTGCCATGCGGCTGAGGGTAAGATCTTGCCGTATAGGTCTTATGCTTTTTGTTGTAACCTGCGTCATGATTACCAAAGACCGGGAAGATCGGTACATAGCTAAGTATCTCTTGATAGGGTTCAAAGATTGCTCTTTGTAAATCCTCATCACTTGCATATGGATAAGCGTTGTCACCAAGTGTGAGAATTAAGCTTGGTGCCGGAAGTTTTTGAGCAGCGTGATAGTCATAAAATGCATCTCTAACCTTGAGCTGAGATTTTTTGTCAGAGTAATCATATTTTTTGGTGCCATTGGTTCCAGGATCGCCTAAGACCCATACATAACTGGTGTAATCTGTTTTGTCTCGGTCTGGCTTAGTGTTAAAGAAAAATGACTTAAGTCTATCTTCTCCAAGTAAGATCTGATCTTTTTTCTCTTGAGAATATAGAGTGTAAAAATATTTTGTTTGGGGTTTGAGTCCAATGAGTTTGGCTTGATGTTCTGTGGTTTGAACCAAGTCTTGATATTGTTTGTTGTCTTTATCTCCATAAGCCTTGTACTTAACAAAAGTGGGGCTTGGATCTTCTGTGCGCCAGCGAATGGTTATAGAATCGTCAGTTGCTGCTTGCAGGTAAGGACCTCTTATTAGTTTGTTTTTGGCAAGAACTGGTTGGAAACTAATAAAAACTGTGAGAATTAAACACAAACGCTGCATTACTTAATTATAACCTGACTACTTGATTATCTATTAATAAAATTAAGTACTGTTCTAACCAACTTGCGCCAACAGATAGAGAGAGATTCAAGTCCAAGTTTGAGTTTTTGTTTATTTGTTAATTTGGTCTCTTGAGCTTCATAACCTAAACCAGTGAGAATATCTTTGAGGTACCAATTAAGTAGGGCTTGACTATCTTGATCTAGTTCTGTTTGCCAGCTATTGATAGAATCAGTGTTGAGTTGAGTTCGGGTTTTTTGTTTCCAACTACTCTCCCAGTTGGAATATATGGCGGCTTGATCTTTAGAGTTGTCAAGTAAACCAGGTTCATATTTTTCTTCAAGGAAATCACAAATTAATTCTAGGCTCTCTTCTGGTTTTGTAACTAATTCTTCATAGCGAATTTCCAGGATTGAGTCTGTATCAAGTTTGTTAATTGTCTTAGAAACTTCTTTGAGGTTTTGTACCCAGAATCTGGCGTTATTGAGTAAGCCCTTTGGCCGCCATGGCATTTGCATTAATGATCTAATCGTATCTCTACCGTCTCTAATTAAATGGATAAATTTGGCTTGTGGATACAAAGTCAAAATTTCTTCTATATGGCAAAGATGTTGAGGAGTGTTCTCGCACAATCTTGCTTTGGATCTACTATCTAGAAAGCTATTCATCAATAGATCAAAGACTTCTTTTTTGTAGAATTGATCTATTTCAAGTTTGGATTGGTATTTGCTTTGTGGGTCTTGTTTATAATTCTTGATTAGTTTTTCTTTGCTAATACCTGCAGCTTGAATAAAATCCTGAATCCGTGATTCTGCTAGTAATTTAGTGAAGCTCGTGAGTGTAAATTCTTTCCAGTTAATGTTGCGCCTGGAGACAAAGTCAAAGAAATGTGTCTCGGTCCCAGAAGCTATTTGACTATGTCTATTGAGAATACTCGCTAGTAGCGTGGTTCCCGAGCGGGGGCAACCTATAATAAATATTGGGTTAGTACATTGCGTTTTAATCAAGGTAGAACACTGTCACAACTTTATTCAAGCTATGAGCAAAATCAAGAGCATCAAGTAAAGTCTTGGAGTCTCTATAAAGGAAGCAAATTAATTGCTGACAATCAGAAACGATTTCTCTATTGCAAAGACGACTAGCATCAGAAAGCAGCATATGTTCACGTTCAGAATGTTCAATTATATGCTGAACTCCAATTAATTGATCCTGGACTTCTTTGATTTGTTGGCTGATTGTCTGTGGGAGAATGACTTTGAGTTTGTCGGAACTTGCTCTGAGAGCCCCTTTGATCGTTGCGTAGTTAGTACCACAATAGCCGCCACTGGTAATAATGGTATTGCCGCATGAGGCTAAACCAAATGCAATCATTTCAATGATTTTGATTTGGCTCATTGAAAGGTCTTTACTACCAATCATTGCAATCAGGTGATTGCCCTCATCCATGATGTTTTTAAACTCTTCATTAAGATCAAATGTACTTGGAATATTTAAGCTATCTCTTGTTTTCGCTATATCTAAAGAATTACTCATCATCATAAAAAATCCTCACCAAGGTGCTAATATTTTGTTAGCAACAAGGTTGATATAGATCTTAGCAAAAAATAGTCAAAAATTTGGGAAATACTGTCATAACAGAAGAAGAAATAACTAAGGGCTTGAATCCAGCCCAAAAACAAGCCGTTATTCAGAGAGGTTCACCGCTTTTGGTATTGGCTGGTGCAGGCAGTGGTAAGACCAAGGTCCTGACCCATAGAATTGCCCACCTTATATCAAATGGAGTTCACTCGGGTTCGATTTTGTCGGTTACTTTTACCAATAAAGCTGCTAAGGAAATGAAGGAACGAGTCACAAAACTCGTTTCTGAAGAAAACATAAAATACGCATGGCTTGGTACTTTTCATTCGGTTTGTGCCAGGATCCTTAGACAGGATATCGACAAACTAGAGCTAATTGCCGCTGACGGTAGCACTAGACGTTGGACCAAAAATTTTACTATTTTTGATGAGACAGATTCTGTCAACGCTGTCAAAGATGCAATTAAGACATTAGACTTGGATCCCAAGATTTATGTACCGAAGTCAGTTCGTTACAGAATTAGTGAAGCGAAGAACGAAAAAAAACTAGCGAGAGATTTTCATAGCTCTGCTTTAGATTACCGCGAAGAAAAAATAGCGCAGATTTATTCTAAGTATGAAGAGATCATGTGCCGTAATAATGCTTTTGATTTTGATGATTTGCTGTTGATGAGCGTGATGCTCTTGCGTAATAATCAGAATTTGCAAAGATATTATAGTGATCGATTCAAACATATTTTGGTTGATGAGTATCAGGATACTAATCATGCGCAGTATGAATTGATTACTTTGCTTGCTACGGGTCCTAATCTCAAAGAGGAGTTTGCTCGCGGAGAGCGCACACTGACTGTGGTTGGTGACGTTGATCAAAGTATTTATTCTTGGCGCGGGGCTGATTACAAAATCATCTTGGGTTTTCAAGAGGATTACCCAGATGCTGACATTATCAAACTTGAACATAATTATCGTTCTACTGAAACTATTCTTAAAGTCGCGAATGAAATTATCAACAATAATACTGAACGTATCGAGAAGACCTTGATTGCAACTAAGTCAGAAGGTGACAAAGTCAATGTCTTTGAAGCAGCAGATGAAATTGAAGAAGCTCAATATATAACGGCTGAGATTCAAAGGCGAGTAGCTGGCGGCGCTGCACTCACTGATTTCGCGATTCTTTATAGAACCAATGTGCAGTCTCGTGCGCTGGAAGAAGCCTTGTTGAGGCGCAATATGCCTTATGTGATTGTTGGTGGTTTTAGATTCTATGACCGTAAAGAAATCAAGGATATGATTTCTTACCTCAAATCAATCCACAATCCTTCTGACTCTGCTAGTCTCAAACGTATTATTAATGAGCCTCGTCGAGGAATTGGTGCTACTACTATTACTAAGATAGAGGAGTATGCTAACCAGAGGTCATATAGTTTGTATCGAACCATGCTTGAGATTGAAGAGATGGACTCTCTTAATGAACCTACCAAAAAGAAAATCAAAGAATTTGTTGATTTGATGGAAGACTTGCGTCTTAAAGAAAAGTCATTGGACCTTGGTGACTTGGTTGAAGAGCTGGTACGCAAGAGCGGTTACTTAGATATGTTGGTTAAATCATCTGATGCTGAGTCTGAATCTCGCATCGACAATATTCAAGAATTAATTGGAGTTGCAACTGATTTTGCTTTGCACTCTGAAGACAATAGTCTTGGAGATTTTTTGGCTGAGGTTTCTTTATTAAGTGAACAAGAAAACACCAAGGACAAAAACGGACGTGCTGTAGTGATGATGACTCTACATGCCGCTAAGGGACTGGAATTTCCGGTTGTTTTTCTCGCTGGTATGGAAGAAGGTATCTTCCCGCACAAACGTAGTTTGGACTCTCCTGACAAAACTCAATTGGAAGAAGAACGCCGCTTAATGTATGTTGGCGTGACTCGTGCTGAAGACAAACTATATTTTACTCATGCAAGGCGCAGAAGAATTTTTGGACAATCTGAATATGCCTCAGTGAGTAGGTTTATCGCTGAGGCGCCGCGTGAACTATTGCAGGGATATTACGGACAATCATGCTCCAATGAATCTCAATCGAGTTTCGCACCTGGTTATACTGGTACTAAAAAACCAGAACGTGGTTTTAGTCGCGAGGCCTTTACTGACGACTTACGGGACTGCAGTTCCTTTACCACAGACAAGGGCTCTCCATCCTCCCTGAACCTGCAAGCTGGATTTCAGGGTAGTGCTAGTTACTATGACCAAGGTCGTGGTGATGATGCTCGGGCTAGAGTACGCCGCCAGCAAGTAGATAATTCATTACAACATCCTGCAAAACGAAGTTTTGCTAGTGATGTTGATGCACAAGAGGTCGGGACCATGCGAAGCATGAGTTCCGCTAATAGCGGAAAACGTCAAATAGGTAGAGATTTTTTTGTAGAGTTTGCACAGGGC
The Cyanobacteriota bacterium genome window above contains:
- the dapA gene encoding 4-hydroxy-tetrahydrodipicolinate synthase, encoding MTNFGQIITAMVTPFKAENKHEIDFAATERLIEHLVNNGSDSIIISGTTGESPTLSHDEEVELFLCAQKKVKELGSNTKIIFGAGSNCTQTSIRMSLKAQELGADGLLIVTPYYNKPNQKGLLAHFSLIAEATSLPIILYNVPSRTNISLKAETIIELNSRYPHICSLKEASSNIDIITQLRSKLKAKDFSIYSGDDSLTLPMLAVGADGVISVAAHLVGNQMQVMIRAFKAGDHTKAQEIQAKLMPLFDTLFIEPNPTCIKEALGIIGMCSAILREPLVPLSQEQRQDLKKTIESLQTVLN
- a CDS encoding aspartate-semialdehyde dehydrogenase, whose product is MNNIAILGATGNVGRLLVDLLEERKFPFKTLKLLASKRSAGTTLTSKAGNEYTIELAEPDAFDGIDIVFASAGSDTSKRFAPEIIKRGGVIIDNSSAFRMDPEVPLVVPEVNAEDIAKHKGIIANPNCSTAPLVLALKPLGERFGIKRVVVSTYQSTSGAGKAAMDELTASSKNPKGFEYKEFIHPIAYNLIPQIDVFTDNDYTKEEMKLINESRKMLHRPDLAITCTAVRVPVLISHSESVNVEFDKDISIEAIKKIWSETKSLEIMDDPSSSIYPMPSNVTGKDPVYVGRIRLDESQPKTINFWLVSDNLRIGAALNAVRIGEELIKQKAVA
- a CDS encoding metallophosphoesterase family protein, giving the protein MQRLCLILTVFISFQPVLAKNKLIRGPYLQAATDDSITIRWRTEDPSPTFVKYKAYGDKDNKQYQDLVQTTEHQAKLIGLKPQTKYFYTLYSQEKKDQILLGEDRLKSFFFNTKPDRDKTDYTSYVWVLGDPGTNGTKKYDYSDKKSQLKVRDAFYDYHAAQKLPAPSLILTLGDNAYPYASDEDLQRAIFEPYQEILSYVPIFPVFGNHDAGYNKKHKTYTARSYPQPHGSYFDTFSFPETGKAYYSFNDAQVHFIVLDSYDSYWEDLKADRSNLGKAWTSKSTAQNSMIEWLKQDLAINKNADWTIVAYHHPAYATNDDDINEGVWQDWMKTNIVPLLEKHKVDLVLNGHVHNYQRSYQLADFKVVSKNKDKYQKGLGTIYTILGCSGQSYKEADTSELIYQAFAKEGSILLKINPKELDLKFISIDGTILDKFKIVKN
- a CDS encoding sulfotransferase, which codes for MIKTQCTNPIFIIGCPRSGTTLLASILNRHSQIASGTETHFFDFVSRRNINWKEFTLTSFTKLLAESRIQDFIQAAGISKEKLIKNYKQDPQSKYQSKLEIDQFYKKEVFDLLMNSFLDSRSKARLCENTPQHLCHIEEILTLYPQAKFIHLIRDGRDTIRSLMQMPWRPKGLLNNARFWVQNLKEVSKTINKLDTDSILEIRYEELVTKPEESLELICDFLEEKYEPGLLDNSKDQAAIYSNWESSWKQKTRTQLNTDSINSWQTELDQDSQALLNWYLKDILTGLGYEAQETKLTNKQKLKLGLESLSICWRKLVRTVLNFINR
- a CDS encoding DNA recombination-mediator protein A, with the translated sequence MMMSNSLDIAKTRDSLNIPSTFDLNEEFKNIMDEGNHLIAMIGSKDLSMSQIKIIEMIAFGLASCGNTIITSGGYCGTNYATIKGALRASSDKLKVILPQTISQQIKEVQDQLIGVQHIIEHSEREHMLLSDASRLCNREIVSDCQQLICFLYRDSKTLLDALDFAHSLNKVVTVFYLD
- a CDS encoding UvrD-helicase domain-containing protein; the protein is MGNTVITEEEITKGLNPAQKQAVIQRGSPLLVLAGAGSGKTKVLTHRIAHLISNGVHSGSILSVTFTNKAAKEMKERVTKLVSEENIKYAWLGTFHSVCARILRQDIDKLELIAADGSTRRWTKNFTIFDETDSVNAVKDAIKTLDLDPKIYVPKSVRYRISEAKNEKKLARDFHSSALDYREEKIAQIYSKYEEIMCRNNAFDFDDLLLMSVMLLRNNQNLQRYYSDRFKHILVDEYQDTNHAQYELITLLATGPNLKEEFARGERTLTVVGDVDQSIYSWRGADYKIILGFQEDYPDADIIKLEHNYRSTETILKVANEIINNNTERIEKTLIATKSEGDKVNVFEAADEIEEAQYITAEIQRRVAGGAALTDFAILYRTNVQSRALEEALLRRNMPYVIVGGFRFYDRKEIKDMISYLKSIHNPSDSASLKRIINEPRRGIGATTITKIEEYANQRSYSLYRTMLEIEEMDSLNEPTKKKIKEFVDLMEDLRLKEKSLDLGDLVEELVRKSGYLDMLVKSSDAESESRIDNIQELIGVATDFALHSEDNSLGDFLAEVSLLSEQENTKDKNGRAVVMMTLHAAKGLEFPVVFLAGMEEGIFPHKRSLDSPDKTQLEEERRLMYVGVTRAEDKLYFTHARRRRIFGQSEYASVSRFIAEAPRELLQGYYGQSCSNESQSSFAPGYTGTKKPERGFSREAFTDDLRDCSSFTTDKGSPSSLNLQAGFQGSASYYDQGRGDDARARVRRQQVDNSLQHPAKRSFASDVDAQEVGTMRSMSSANSGKRQIGRDFFVEFAQGDRVKHSKFGEGKVLQVLGSGQKILYNVDFNGLKKLLDPKFAKLIKLG